Below is a window of Aerococcus viridans DNA.
ACGCACTCGGTGGCCAAACCCGCTTGACCCCCTTATCACTAAGGAAGGCCTCCTTTTGACGCCGGGTCAACTGTTTAAACCGATACTCCGCTGACATGGCCCGCGACTTGGAGGTAAAAGGCTTGCTGTAAACCATATGAACTGGCCGACGCCCAGCTGCCTGAGTATACTTAGCCCCCTTACCTTGGTTATGCACCATTTCCCGACGATCAGGATCAGTCGTATAACCCGTATACAAGGTATTATCTGAACAGGCTAGCACATAGAAGTAGTGCCATTTTTCTGACTTATTCGCCATAAATTAACTGTCTCATCTCCGGTGTATATTCATCTGAAACGGTTTGGGTATAGAAAGGTGGCAAGACCCGCAATCCTTTATCGTGACCATCTTTCATGAATTCGAGCAAAATAGTTTTCGCTTCTTTACCTGGTTTAGGATAGATAAACTGCAGCCGCTTCAAAGTTAAATGGTATTGGTTACCTAAAACAATCAACTCACTCAACCGCTCAGGTCTATGGACAATATATAATTTACCACGGTTACGTAGGACAAACTGAGCCTGCTGGAAAATATCTTCCGCTGTCATGGCCACTTCATGACGCGCTAAGGTTTTCGCATCTAATAAATTGACCTTAGATTCATCATATTTTTTAAAATATGGTGGATTACAAGTCACTACATCCACAGAATCCTTTTTAAAGGCATCACGGACAGCTTTTAAATCCATCTGGTGAACCGTAATTTTGTCCGCCAAGTCATTATG
It encodes the following:
- a CDS encoding GIY-YIG nuclease family protein — translated: MANKSEKWHYFYVLACSDNTLYTGYTTDPDRREMVHNQGKGAKYTQAAGRRPVHMVYSKPFTSKSRAMSAEYRFKQLTRRQKEAFLSDKGVKRVWPPSAWVDRVADSVESGLPFLPDKEKTVKDEE
- a CDS encoding tRNA1(Val) (adenine(37)-N6)-methyltransferase, which translates into the protein METPLLQAGERLDALIPQNLEIIQSDLTFSFSVDAILLAHFAQVSSSRVKQVIDFCSGNGVIPLLLSAKTSDKTQIHGIEIQPQVADMAKRSMVHNDLADKITVHQMDLKAVRDAFKKDSVDVVTCNPPYFKKYDESKVNLLDAKTLARHEVAMTAEDIFQQAQFVLRNRGKLYIVHRPERLSELIVLGNQYHLTLKRLQFIYPKPGKEAKTILLEFMKDGHDKGLRVLPPFYTQTVSDEYTPEMRQLIYGE